GCAGCTCGAAAGCCAAGAAGCTCCGTTCCTTTTGGGAACAAGAGCTGGACGCCGTTGTGAGTAAGGTCTTGTCCGAATTGCTGGACGCCTACGAGACGGTGTGCACGCTCAACGGCCAGCAAACCGACACCGTTGTTCTCGGCAAGGCACGGGCCATTGTCGCCCGGCTTGAAGGCAAGCCCGTGCCGACTCCGGCCACCACGGCTCAGACCGTAGATGACTTTCTGCACAGTGAGTTCACGATTCCAAATATCCAGAAACTCCCCGTCGAGGCCCTAGCAATCCCGATCATCGAGAGCCGCTTGGCCGAGGCTCGGACAGCTATGGGGGCTGGCGCGTATCTATCGACCATTCTGCTATGCGGAAGCGTGCTTGAAGCTGTCTTGCTTGGAGCCGCACAGAAGGAACCGGCCCGCTTCAATCGGGCGACGGCCAGCCCTAAGGCTGCGGATGGAACCGTGCGGCGGTTTCACGAATGGAATCTCGCCCAATTCATCGACGCAGCCACCGAGATTGACTTGCTCAAACCCGATGTAAAGAAATTCAGCCACGGTTTGCGCGAGTTCCGCAACTACATCCATCCATACGAACAAATGGCCTCCGGCTTTACGCCGGACCAACATACGGCCAAGGTTTGCTTTCAGGTTTTGAAGGCGGCGCTGGCTAGTGTCGCGGGGGAAAGACAATGACAATCGACAGGAAATCCGTCCCTTCCGTCTCGGTTTCCTATGCCCGCAACGGCGCATCCACCAAGGCCAACACCCTTGGGATGCGCGCCATGCAGGAACGCGCCTACGATAAGCGTGGCGAGCCGTATCTGCTTATCAAGTCCCCGCCCGCTTCGGGGAAAAGCCGGGCGCTTATGTTCATCGCGCTCGACAAGCTGGCGAACCAAGGCTTGCGGCAGGCCATCATCGTCGTGCCGGAAAAGAGCATCGGCGCGAGCTTCGCCGATGAGCCGTTGAGCAAATACGGCTTCTGGGCGGATTGGACCGTCACCCCCAAATGGAACCTCTGCAACGCCCCCGGCGAGGATGGTGGCAAGGTCAACAGCGTCGGCGCCTTCCTCGAAAGCGCCGACAAGGTGTTGGTCTGCACTCACGCCACCTTCCGCTTCGCGGTGGAGAAATTCGGCGTCGCAGCCTTCGATGACCGCCTGATCGCAGTGGACGAGTTCCACCATGTTTCCGCCAACCCCGGCAATAAGCTGGGCCTGCACCTTGCCGAGTTCATCGCCCGCGACAAGGTGCATATCGTCGCCATGACCGGCAGCTATTTCCGGGGCGACGCCGAGGCCGTGCTTTCCCCCGGCGACGAGGCGAAGTTCGATAGCGTCACCTACACCTATTATGAGCAGTTGAACGGCTATGAGTGGCTGAAACGGCTGGACATCGGCTATTTCTTCTATTCCGGGGCCTATGCCGACGACATCCTCGCCGTGCTGGATCAGGACGAGAAAACCATCATCCACATCCCCAGCGTCAATTCCCGCGAAAGCACCAAGGACAAGATCAAGGAAGTGAACCACATCCTTGATGCCCTTGGCACATGGGAAGGCGTGGACGACGCCACCGGCTTCCAACTGGTGAAAACATCAGCGGGCCGGACCCTGCGCATCGCGGATTTGGTGGACGACGATGCCAACAAGCGCGCCCGTGTCCTCGCCGCCCTCAAAGACCCGGCCCAGAAGAACAATCGCGACAATGTGGACATCATCATCGCCCTGGGCATGGCGAAGGAGGGTTTCGACTGGATTTGGTGCGAACACGCGCTGACCGTTGGCTATCGCGCCAGCCTGACCGAGATCGTTCAGATCATCGGTCGCGCCACCCGCGACGCGCCGGGCAAGACTCATGCCCGCTTCACCAACCTGATCGCCGAGCCTGACGCTTCCGAAAGCGCGGTGACGGAAGCGGTGAACGATACGCTGAAAGCCATCGCCGCCAGCCTTCTTATGGAGCAGGTATTGGCCCCGCGCTTCGAGTTCAAGCCGAAGAACCCGGCCACCAGCAGCGCCACGCCCGGTTTCGACTATGGCGAGGGCGGCTACCAGCCGGATAAGTGCAATGTCGGCTTCCACGAAGAACGCGGCATTTTCCAGATCGAGATCAAGGGCCTTGCCGAGCCGAAATCCACCGAGGCCAACCGCATCTGCCGCGAGGATTTGAACGAGGTGATCGCCACCTTCGTTCAGCACAAGCCCACGATGGAACGTGGCCTGTTCGATGAGGAACTGGTGCCCGAGGAACTGACGCAGCTTCGCATGGGCAAGATCATCAAGGACAAATATCCCGAACTGGACGAGCAGGACCAAGAGGCCGTGCGCCAGCACGCCATCGCCGCTCTGAATC
This region of Sphingobium sp. EM0848 genomic DNA includes:
- a CDS encoding DEAD/DEAH box helicase yields the protein MTIDRKSVPSVSVSYARNGASTKANTLGMRAMQERAYDKRGEPYLLIKSPPASGKSRALMFIALDKLANQGLRQAIIVVPEKSIGASFADEPLSKYGFWADWTVTPKWNLCNAPGEDGGKVNSVGAFLESADKVLVCTHATFRFAVEKFGVAAFDDRLIAVDEFHHVSANPGNKLGLHLAEFIARDKVHIVAMTGSYFRGDAEAVLSPGDEAKFDSVTYTYYEQLNGYEWLKRLDIGYFFYSGAYADDILAVLDQDEKTIIHIPSVNSRESTKDKIKEVNHILDALGTWEGVDDATGFQLVKTSAGRTLRIADLVDDDANKRARVLAALKDPAQKNNRDNVDIIIALGMAKEGFDWIWCEHALTVGYRASLTEIVQIIGRATRDAPGKTHARFTNLIAEPDASESAVTEAVNDTLKAIAASLLMEQVLAPRFEFKPKNPATSSATPGFDYGEGGYQPDKCNVGFHEERGIFQIEIKGLAEPKSTEANRICREDLNEVIATFVQHKPTMERGLFDEELVPEELTQLRMGKIIKDKYPELDEQDQEAVRQHAIAALNLTQQAARIAAGDAGGEPSANTALIDGVRKFAMDVRELDIDLIDRINPFQEAYAILAKTMSEESLKQVAAAIAAKRTSLSPEEAKDLAQRAVRFKKERGRLPSISSTDAWEKRMAEGAAAFVRYKDEGRYDRP